Proteins encoded together in one Halothermothrix orenii H 168 window:
- a CDS encoding ABC transporter substrate-binding protein, with translation MKKLLLLLMVVSLLAGVAATGLVMAKEPIEIKFVSLAWQKQSIEANKEIVAEWNRTHPDVQVKYIQGTWGSIHDYMITAFETGSVPDVFHYESAAIVGFAQKGYLAELNSLMSEDLKNDILDEAWKTTQLENGKIYGVPFLWESQITLYNKALFKEAGITPPTIDNPWTWEDLREAAKKLTKDTDNDGEIDQWGVGLGLKSPAKKMLRLSVGFGGKFFKKENGEYHVEVGEAEKKLLKQFYAMLYEDKTAPLSGIGQSGSSMIPGFLAGKYAMVPSVGVWARQQVVVNAPENFEWGVIPPIKAKTQAQGVGTQTLSIPSASKYKKEAMEFIEFFLNTRNMARLAKGDWMLPTRKSTMNLPMFQTDENGWKVAMNSAKCLEAGPWQNIPGFPEWKNRVGNPVIQLYLKDKISLEDAAKRLEREGNRILQRYK, from the coding sequence GTGAAAAAACTATTACTTTTGTTAATGGTGGTTAGTTTATTGGCAGGGGTAGCTGCGACAGGGTTGGTTATGGCAAAAGAACCAATTGAAATTAAGTTTGTTAGTCTGGCCTGGCAAAAGCAATCTATTGAGGCTAATAAAGAAATTGTAGCTGAGTGGAATAGAACTCACCCTGATGTACAGGTAAAATATATTCAGGGGACATGGGGTTCAATCCATGATTATATGATTACTGCTTTTGAAACAGGTTCTGTACCTGATGTTTTTCACTATGAATCTGCTGCGATAGTGGGTTTTGCCCAAAAGGGGTATCTGGCAGAACTTAATTCATTAATGTCTGAAGATTTAAAGAATGACATACTTGATGAAGCCTGGAAGACTACCCAGCTTGAAAATGGTAAAATCTATGGTGTACCATTCCTGTGGGAATCTCAGATTACATTATATAACAAAGCCCTGTTTAAAGAAGCCGGGATTACTCCACCAACTATTGATAATCCATGGACCTGGGAAGACTTAAGAGAAGCTGCTAAAAAGCTGACCAAAGATACTGATAATGACGGTGAAATTGATCAATGGGGTGTTGGTTTAGGTTTAAAAAGTCCGGCTAAAAAAATGCTCAGATTATCTGTGGGCTTTGGTGGAAAGTTCTTTAAAAAGGAAAATGGTGAATATCATGTTGAGGTAGGGGAAGCAGAAAAGAAATTGTTAAAACAGTTTTATGCTATGCTCTATGAAGATAAAACAGCTCCTCTATCAGGTATAGGTCAATCAGGTAGTAGTATGATTCCTGGTTTTCTTGCCGGTAAATATGCAATGGTACCCAGTGTTGGTGTCTGGGCCAGGCAGCAGGTTGTTGTTAATGCCCCTGAAAATTTTGAATGGGGAGTAATTCCCCCAATTAAGGCCAAAACTCAGGCCCAGGGTGTTGGTACCCAGACTTTAAGTATTCCATCTGCATCTAAATATAAAAAAGAAGCCATGGAATTTATTGAATTTTTCTTGAACACCAGGAATATGGCAAGACTGGCAAAAGGAGACTGGATGCTTCCTACCAGAAAATCAACTATGAATTTACCTATGTTCCAGACCGATGAAAATGGCTGGAAGGTTGCCATGAATTCAGCTAAGTGTCTTGAAGCAGGTCCCTGGCAAAATATACCAGGATTTCCTGAATGGAAAAACAGGGTTGGTAATCCAGTTATTCAGCTATACTTAAAAGATAAAATATCATTAGAAGATGCTGCTAAAAGGCTAGAGAGAGAAGGAAACAGGATCCTGCAACGTTATAAATAA
- a CDS encoding carbohydrate ABC transporter permease: MYESRTVGQKKLEQLKLLLPALIPVILFSLIPLLRGIYLGFTDYVLGSDVSFNGFENYKYMLTDTYFWQSFKIGFVWTIAVTAGQILLGLGLAMLLNGDVLFRSWARVLILIPWAMPPVIRGIMWKFMYHPDTGAINYFLMKLNIIDQPIDFLFSFDYVIPAVIIVGIWGGLPQAAITLLAGLQSISDDYYEAACLDGANGWHTFRYITLPLLSPVMTAITILRFIWNFNSFGLVYVLTQGGPAGMTRIPTLLAYEEGFRYGNVGYAAALGNVMVLVVAVLMFMYLKRRMSKEV, encoded by the coding sequence GTGTATGAAAGTAGAACTGTAGGACAAAAAAAATTGGAACAGCTAAAACTACTTTTACCAGCACTAATTCCAGTCATATTATTTTCCTTAATCCCATTACTCAGGGGAATTTATCTGGGGTTTACTGATTATGTGCTGGGGTCAGATGTAAGTTTTAATGGTTTTGAAAATTACAAATATATGTTGACTGATACATATTTCTGGCAGTCTTTTAAAATAGGTTTTGTCTGGACAATAGCCGTAACAGCCGGGCAGATATTACTGGGGTTAGGTCTGGCCATGCTTTTAAACGGGGATGTGTTGTTCAGGTCCTGGGCCCGGGTACTTATACTTATTCCCTGGGCAATGCCGCCGGTTATCAGGGGTATTATGTGGAAATTCATGTATCACCCTGATACTGGAGCTATAAATTATTTTTTAATGAAATTAAATATAATTGACCAGCCTATAGATTTTCTTTTTAGTTTTGATTATGTAATTCCGGCTGTAATTATTGTTGGTATCTGGGGAGGTTTACCACAGGCAGCCATTACCTTACTTGCTGGTTTACAATCAATTTCAGATGATTATTATGAAGCAGCGTGTCTTGATGGGGCAAATGGCTGGCATACATTTCGGTATATAACCTTACCACTGTTAAGCCCAGTTATGACAGCAATAACAATTCTGAGATTTATTTGGAATTTTAATTCATTTGGATTGGTTTATGTACTTACCCAGGGAGGCCCAGCGGGTATGACCAGGATTCCAACCCTGTTGGCCTATGAAGAAGGATTCAGGTATGGTAATGTTGGTTATGCTGCAGCTCTGGGAAACGTAATGGTACTTGTAGTAGCAGTACTGATGTTTATGTATCTCAAAAGAAGAATGAGTAAGGAAGTTTAA
- a CDS encoding M48 family metallopeptidase, producing MQQVRIGNTVIKYNIVRTNRKTVGLIVDPEDGVIVRSPERLSDDRIRKLLKKKARWLMEKLRLINEFKPKPASYEFLSGEKLPYLGRKYRLKVTKDDGIKSVKVRLYQGKFEINVSSSIKREEKRDKIRKALIKWYKEHAKDKINERVRIYQNRIGVKPNNIIVKEQKKRWGSCSSKGNININWRIIMAPMSVVDYIVVHELVHLIHPDHSVNFWELVETVITDYREKQKWLRINGRALDF from the coding sequence GTGCAACAGGTCAGGATAGGTAATACTGTAATTAAATATAATATTGTTCGTACCAATCGTAAAACTGTTGGTTTAATAGTGGATCCCGAAGATGGAGTTATCGTTAGATCTCCTGAAAGGCTTTCAGATGATAGGATAAGGAAGCTGTTAAAAAAGAAAGCCAGATGGTTGATGGAAAAATTAAGGCTTATAAATGAATTTAAGCCTAAACCTGCATCTTATGAATTTCTAAGCGGAGAAAAATTACCCTATCTTGGCAGGAAATATCGATTAAAAGTAACTAAGGATGATGGAATAAAGAGCGTTAAAGTCAGATTATACCAGGGAAAATTTGAGATCAATGTATCTTCTTCTATCAAAAGGGAAGAAAAGAGAGATAAAATCAGAAAAGCTTTAATTAAATGGTATAAAGAACATGCGAAAGATAAAATTAATGAAAGAGTCAGGATTTATCAAAATAGAATAGGAGTAAAACCAAATAATATAATTGTTAAAGAGCAGAAAAAACGCTGGGGAAGCTGTAGCAGTAAAGGTAATATAAATATAAACTGGAGAATTATTATGGCTCCCATGTCAGTTGTAGATTATATTGTTGTTCATGAACTGGTTCATTTAATACATCCCGATCATTCAGTTAATTTCTGGGAGCTTGTTGAAACTGTGATTACGGATTATAGAGAGAAACAGAAATGGTTAAGAATTAATGGACGTGCATTAGATTTTTAG
- a CDS encoding LacI family DNA-binding transcriptional regulator, translated as MPVTIKDIAKKANVSVTTVSRVLNNKPDVSEKTKSKILKIINELGYNPNGVARGLVLNRTHTIGLIIPDIRNPFFPEVARGIEDKAKEYGYSVIYCNTDNKKEEEKKAVELLLNKRVDGIILSLSMNNRDELDRIKKQGCPIVQIDRKVPDANYPTVTIDNLISAYNATKHLINLGHKYIAHITGNLDTKTGQDRLNGYKKAMHERGIHISQEWIIEGDYSKESGYKNMKRILNLKNRPTGIFIANDLMAIGAYKAVFESKLNIPEDISIIGHDDIELASLVNPELTTMAQPKYEMGKHAARLLIQEIEGSDQDNNQNILLNTELVVRGSTGGVG; from the coding sequence ATGCCTGTTACTATTAAGGATATAGCTAAAAAGGCTAATGTATCCGTGACAACTGTGTCCAGGGTCTTAAATAACAAACCCGATGTTAGTGAGAAAACTAAAAGTAAAATTCTAAAAATAATCAATGAGTTGGGCTATAATCCGAATGGAGTAGCCAGGGGACTGGTACTAAATAGGACACATACAATTGGACTAATTATCCCTGATATAAGAAACCCATTTTTTCCTGAAGTTGCCAGAGGTATTGAAGATAAGGCAAAAGAGTATGGTTACTCTGTTATTTATTGTAATACAGATAACAAGAAAGAGGAGGAAAAAAAGGCTGTTGAATTATTGTTAAATAAAAGGGTGGATGGAATTATTTTATCTCTTTCTATGAATAACAGAGATGAACTGGATAGAATAAAAAAGCAGGGTTGTCCCATTGTACAGATTGATAGGAAAGTTCCTGATGCCAATTACCCAACAGTTACAATTGATAATTTAATTTCAGCTTATAACGCTACTAAACATTTGATTAACCTGGGTCATAAATATATTGCTCATATTACCGGTAACCTGGATACTAAAACCGGTCAGGATCGTCTTAACGGTTATAAAAAGGCTATGCATGAGCGAGGTATACATATAAGTCAGGAATGGATTATAGAGGGTGATTATAGTAAAGAAAGCGGTTATAAAAATATGAAAAGAATCTTAAATTTAAAGAATAGACCAACCGGTATTTTTATTGCCAATGATTTAATGGCAATTGGTGCCTATAAAGCAGTATTTGAATCCAAATTAAATATACCTGAGGATATTTCCATAATTGGACATGATGATATTGAACTTGCTTCTCTGGTAAATCCTGAATTGACAACTATGGCTCAACCTAAATATGAAATGGGCAAACACGCTGCCAGGTTACTAATTCAGGAAATTGAGGGTTCAGACCAGGATAATAACCAAAACATTCTATTAAATACGGAACTTGTAGTCAGGGGTTCTACAGGGGGAGTTGGTTAA
- the rbsK gene encoding ribokinase, which translates to MTKEILVIGSLNMDLIVQTEKYPRKGETVPGENFKQVPGGKGANQALTAGKLGGQVRFIGSCGKDEYGTTLLNNLKNGGVIVDDILRVEKNTGIAMITIEKEGSNRIIYVKGANEYVTPDVVMKMEDRFKKASILLIQMEIPLESVIKAVELAKKYQMKVILDPSPVQGLPEKIFPLIDYILPNEIELDELVKNGCQIEEEKAKHLLKLGTNNVIVTKGKNGVSHYYEDKVATYESYHVKAVDTTAAGDAFAGSLAYGLSQGWSLEKTIKFSNLVAANSVTKLGAQSSLPTYQEVMKFAKHIKKNI; encoded by the coding sequence ATGACAAAGGAGATTCTTGTAATAGGTAGTTTAAACATGGATTTAATTGTCCAAACTGAAAAATACCCACGTAAAGGTGAAACAGTACCGGGAGAAAATTTTAAACAGGTACCTGGAGGTAAGGGTGCTAATCAGGCTTTAACTGCTGGTAAGCTGGGTGGTCAAGTAAGGTTTATTGGTTCCTGTGGGAAGGATGAGTATGGTACAACACTTTTAAATAATTTGAAAAATGGTGGAGTTATTGTAGACGACATTCTCAGGGTTGAAAAAAACACAGGTATTGCCATGATCACGATAGAAAAAGAGGGGTCTAACAGGATTATCTATGTTAAAGGGGCCAATGAATATGTTACACCTGATGTTGTAATGAAAATGGAAGATAGATTTAAAAAAGCATCAATTCTTTTGATTCAAATGGAGATTCCCCTGGAATCAGTTATTAAGGCTGTTGAATTGGCTAAAAAATATCAGATGAAAGTTATTCTTGATCCATCACCTGTACAGGGGCTCCCGGAAAAAATTTTTCCTCTTATAGATTATATACTACCAAATGAAATTGAATTGGATGAGTTAGTAAAAAATGGATGTCAAATTGAAGAAGAGAAAGCAAAGCACCTCCTGAAACTTGGCACAAATAATGTAATTGTAACAAAAGGGAAGAACGGGGTTTCCCATTATTATGAAGATAAGGTTGCAACATATGAAAGCTACCATGTTAAAGCGGTAGATACAACTGCTGCCGGTGATGCCTTTGCTGGATCATTAGCTTATGGTCTAAGCCAGGGATGGTCACTGGAAAAAACAATTAAATTTAGTAACCTGGTTGCTGCTAACTCTGTAACAAAACTGGGAGCCCAGAGCTCACTTCCTACATATCAAGAAGTTATGAAATTTGCGAAACATATAAAAAAAAATATATAG
- a CDS encoding ADP-ribosylglycohydrolase family protein, which produces MTVKKDKALGALVGLAVGDALGQPTEGKTCNEIKEKWGRITDFLDDTPAVSDDTEYALFNARLLLDYGEHLDTDKITDAWVKEIASQHGGFKGAGFSEMATIENLRNGLRPPDSGKHIHSWSDGLAMRVAPFGIVAAGDPELAARLARMDGEVSHAGEGIYAGMLVAATISLAMTEKDKEIIFNTSLNMIPSDSWTYRAVCRGINIGQKYSNIWEVLEPLYKETVFDCYPWADLAPEALGLTYGILTVADFNFVDSVVGGVNIGRDTDTNAAIAGAIAGAYNGIDVIPQKWQGVIKPSEGRCIHTVEGMVIDDIALKLSELGDKWGAAL; this is translated from the coding sequence ATGACAGTAAAAAAAGACAAAGCTCTGGGAGCTTTGGTTGGTCTGGCCGTGGGTGATGCCCTCGGCCAGCCGACTGAAGGAAAAACATGTAATGAGATAAAGGAAAAATGGGGAAGGATTACAGACTTTTTAGACGATACTCCAGCTGTTAGTGATGATACAGAGTATGCTTTATTTAATGCAAGGTTACTTCTGGATTATGGTGAACATCTTGATACTGATAAAATTACAGATGCCTGGGTTAAGGAAATAGCTTCCCAGCACGGGGGATTTAAGGGCGCTGGATTCAGTGAGATGGCAACAATAGAGAATTTAAGAAATGGGCTTCGCCCACCTGATTCAGGTAAACACATTCATAGCTGGAGTGATGGACTGGCCATGAGGGTGGCACCCTTCGGTATTGTTGCCGCAGGTGATCCTGAACTGGCTGCCCGTTTGGCCAGGATGGATGGGGAAGTTAGTCATGCCGGGGAAGGTATATATGCCGGAATGCTGGTTGCAGCAACCATTTCTCTGGCAATGACAGAAAAGGATAAGGAAATAATATTTAATACTTCTTTAAATATGATACCTTCTGACTCATGGACGTACAGGGCTGTCTGCCGTGGAATTAATATTGGTCAAAAGTATTCAAATATCTGGGAAGTTCTTGAACCACTGTATAAAGAGACCGTTTTTGATTGTTACCCCTGGGCTGATTTAGCACCAGAGGCTTTAGGTTTAACGTATGGCATCCTGACTGTAGCTGATTTTAATTTTGTTGATTCTGTAGTAGGCGGGGTTAATATCGGGAGGGATACCGATACTAATGCTGCCATTGCCGGGGCTATTGCCGGTGCCTATAATGGCATAGATGTAATACCCCAAAAATGGCAAGGGGTAATTAAACCGAGTGAAGGTAGGTGCATTCATACAGTAGAAGGAATGGTAATAGATGATATTGCTTTAAAACTGTCTGAACTGGGTGATAAATGGGGGGCCGCTTTATGA
- a CDS encoding ADP-ribosylglycohydrolase family protein, translating into MKLIEKNAKGIMMGLAIGDAVGWPAMFQRSHLLPGWTRRLRREIEDEAEKYNIIRPSVPFSLNRPPQKFEISPGDDTEWVSFTAKMIIESEGKCDRGFVINKWKNLMENKDMVKGSMSVMGALTNIERGKYPPVSGHDNPHFFDDAACVRSIPFGIAFAGKPELAAEKTVVDAEVTNSEDGLWAARAMAAATAVVAAGGSCDEVLNEALSLLPRKSWIRRKVTEALSLVRRRSIFAAIPLLADRVTGSIYSYGTAAPETLALTLAIYSKSKEDYIKGIMAANCIARTADSVPALVGALSTGLAGGENIPDSWLNSINKLRGICIPSLKDTDYIEIINDLIEIVKSMD; encoded by the coding sequence ATGAAATTGATAGAAAAAAATGCTAAAGGAATAATGATGGGACTGGCAATAGGAGATGCTGTTGGTTGGCCGGCTATGTTTCAGCGGTCCCACCTTTTACCCGGCTGGACCAGAAGACTTCGTCGGGAAATAGAGGATGAAGCTGAAAAATATAATATTATTCGTCCATCAGTACCATTTTCATTAAACCGGCCGCCACAAAAATTCGAAATTTCACCGGGTGATGATACAGAATGGGTATCTTTTACTGCAAAAATGATAATAGAGAGTGAGGGGAAGTGCGACCGGGGTTTTGTTATAAATAAATGGAAGAATTTAATGGAGAATAAGGACATGGTTAAGGGGAGTATGAGCGTGATGGGGGCATTAACTAATATTGAAAGAGGTAAATATCCACCAGTATCTGGCCATGACAACCCTCATTTTTTTGATGATGCTGCCTGTGTCAGGTCAATACCATTTGGTATTGCCTTTGCCGGTAAGCCTGAATTAGCTGCAGAAAAAACTGTTGTTGATGCTGAAGTCACCAATTCTGAAGATGGACTGTGGGCAGCCCGGGCAATGGCAGCTGCTACTGCTGTTGTAGCTGCCGGTGGTTCCTGTGATGAGGTATTAAATGAAGCACTTAGCTTATTACCCAGAAAGAGCTGGATTAGGCGAAAAGTTACAGAGGCCCTTAGTCTTGTCAGAAGAAGGTCTATTTTTGCTGCTATTCCTTTGCTCGCTGACAGGGTAACCGGTAGCATTTATAGTTATGGTACGGCAGCACCTGAAACCCTGGCTTTAACCCTTGCAATTTATAGTAAAAGCAAAGAAGATTACATTAAGGGAATTATGGCAGCAAACTGTATAGCCCGGACTGCTGATTCTGTTCCTGCTTTAGTAGGAGCCTTATCAACCGGTCTTGCTGGAGGGGAAAATATACCGGATAGCTGGTTAAACAGTATTAATAAATTGCGAGGTATATGTATTCCTTCATTAAAAGATACTGATTATATTGAAATCATTAATGATTTAATTGAGATAGTTAAATCGATGGATTAA
- a CDS encoding ABC transporter ATP-binding protein — protein MMSNWILNGVTKKFEDTTAINNISLEIEENKIYGLIGRNGAGKTTLLKLLANQLQPTEGIIQKGNVSIRGNDELTRSICLARDSINIKGVAAFTVDKILKFASYIYPNWDNDYCEELINKFDLNPDKKYIKLSKGMHTVVGIVIGLASRASLTMFDEPYIGLDPVFRELFYELLIADYEQYKRTIIISSHLINEFENLFERVLIIDRGRVLLNEELEEIRKKARLISGEKSVVEEILKGKNILYKQVIGKLANYTVLDDFTEKELYEYKNRNIKWSSLDLQRLFVNLSKGGHISEQQ, from the coding sequence ATGATGAGTAACTGGATATTAAACGGGGTTACAAAAAAATTTGAGGATACAACAGCCATAAACAATATATCATTGGAAATTGAAGAAAATAAAATTTATGGGCTTATAGGAAGGAATGGTGCCGGCAAAACTACTTTATTAAAATTACTGGCCAACCAGCTTCAGCCTACAGAGGGAATTATTCAAAAGGGGAATGTTTCCATCAGAGGCAATGATGAACTGACCAGAAGTATTTGTCTGGCCAGGGATTCAATAAATATAAAAGGAGTAGCGGCATTTACTGTAGATAAAATCTTAAAGTTTGCCTCTTATATATACCCAAACTGGGATAATGACTACTGTGAAGAACTTATAAATAAATTTGACCTCAATCCTGATAAAAAATACATAAAGTTATCAAAAGGTATGCATACAGTAGTCGGTATAGTTATCGGGCTGGCCAGCCGGGCTTCACTGACTATGTTTGATGAGCCATATATTGGCCTTGATCCGGTCTTCAGGGAACTGTTTTATGAATTACTGATAGCTGATTATGAACAGTACAAAAGAACAATTATAATATCATCACACCTGATTAACGAATTTGAAAACCTTTTTGAACGGGTTTTAATAATTGACCGGGGAAGGGTATTGTTAAACGAAGAACTGGAAGAAATTAGAAAAAAGGCCAGATTAATTTCAGGGGAGAAGTCTGTAGTTGAGGAGATTTTAAAAGGCAAAAATATATTATATAAACAGGTTATAGGGAAACTGGCAAATTATACTGTCCTTGATGATTTTACAGAGAAAGAATTATATGAATATAAAAACAGAAACATTAAGTGGAGTTCTTTGGATCTTCAGAGGTTATTTGTTAACCTGTCAAAAGGGGGGCATATCAGTGAGCAACAATAA
- a CDS encoding carbohydrate ABC transporter permease has translation MNLNIIKKIGKNLILLCYLIFLAFPLFWMVSISLKPTSEIRSLVPKLWPENITFQHYINAFTEQRIIESIFNSAKVGILATIGVILISIPAAYALGRYKTKVNKGVIAWVMVSQLFPAILVMIPLFVVLMNIGLIDSHIGLTILYVVWTLPFVLMMLKGYVQGIPIELEEAAAVDGATRSQILFKVVMPLLLPGIAATSIFAFISAWNEFFFALVLLKSPELLTLPVKLARFTGMEGIVRLGPLAAASFVATIPALILFGFLQKWLVSGLTSGAVKY, from the coding sequence ATGAATCTAAATATTATTAAAAAAATTGGGAAGAATTTGATATTATTATGTTATTTAATATTTTTAGCATTTCCACTTTTCTGGATGGTTTCAATTTCTTTAAAACCAACATCAGAAATAAGATCCCTTGTTCCGAAGCTCTGGCCAGAAAATATAACCTTTCAGCATTACATTAATGCTTTTACCGAACAACGGATTATTGAAAGTATTTTTAATAGTGCTAAAGTGGGGATTCTAGCTACAATTGGGGTTATATTAATATCTATTCCTGCAGCATATGCCCTGGGTCGATATAAGACAAAAGTCAATAAAGGTGTTATAGCCTGGGTTATGGTATCTCAGTTATTTCCTGCTATATTAGTAATGATTCCTCTGTTTGTCGTTTTAATGAATATAGGTTTAATAGATTCACATATAGGTTTAACCATTTTATATGTTGTCTGGACACTACCCTTTGTCCTTATGATGTTAAAAGGATATGTACAGGGTATTCCTATAGAACTTGAAGAGGCAGCTGCTGTTGATGGGGCGACTAGATCACAGATTCTTTTTAAAGTTGTTATGCCCCTACTACTTCCGGGAATTGCTGCTACATCTATATTTGCTTTTATTTCAGCCTGGAATGAATTTTTCTTTGCACTTGTTTTGTTGAAATCTCCTGAACTTCTGACTCTACCGGTAAAACTGGCACGTTTTACTGGTATGGAGGGGATTGTTCGTCTCGGGCCTCTGGCTGCTGCATCATTTGTCGCCACAATCCCGGCCTTGATTCTTTTTGGTTTTTTACAGAAGTGGCTGGTTTCTGGACTAACAAGTGGTGCAGTTAAGTATTAA
- a CDS encoding HIT family protein has product MNCPFCAISHKDYIAENEYAFAIYDKYPVNKGHALIIPKRHVASYFDITERERQAIFKLVDRCKTLLDEKFNPDGYNIGINVGKYAGQTVMHLHVHLIPRYKGDIDDPTGGVRGVIPEKRVY; this is encoded by the coding sequence GTGAATTGCCCTTTTTGTGCCATAAGCCACAAAGATTATATTGCAGAAAATGAATATGCTTTTGCCATTTATGATAAATACCCCGTTAATAAAGGTCATGCCCTTATTATCCCCAAAAGACATGTAGCCAGTTATTTTGATATAACTGAAAGGGAGAGGCAGGCTATCTTTAAACTGGTCGACAGGTGTAAAACTTTACTGGATGAGAAATTTAACCCCGATGGATACAATATCGGGATAAATGTTGGGAAATATGCTGGCCAGACGGTCATGCACCTCCATGTCCACTTAATCCCCAGGTATAAAGGGGATATTGATGACCCCACTGGAGGGGTTAGAGGGGTAATACCTGAAAAGAGGGTATATTAA
- a CDS encoding thermonuclease family protein, with product MLKKTTSIITALISLLFLLMAGNVIKKHYIQIPGINHDQKLEKVYVTRVYDGDTFRTADGENVRLIGVDTPEINHEEGTAEYYGREALAYARKHLEGKYVYLEYDQDRRDKYGRLLAYVFLTDGIFFNASLLEEGYAHLITVPPNIKYLSLFKKTVKKARGEGAGIWSRLKVKEASLPVIGWEEAENYIGKEVIVRGQIVDTYNSGQALFLNFDREYWRTFRVVIFSEDLNKFGFNPEEYFDNKCIKVMGKVKEYEGKPEIIVDSPEEIMVIKNCL from the coding sequence ATGCTTAAAAAAACAACATCAATTATAACGGCCTTAATCTCTTTATTATTTTTATTGATGGCGGGTAACGTGATAAAAAAACATTATATACAGATACCGGGTATCAACCACGACCAAAAGCTTGAGAAAGTCTATGTAACCAGAGTTTATGATGGTGATACCTTCAGAACTGCCGATGGTGAAAATGTCAGGCTTATTGGTGTCGATACCCCGGAAATTAATCATGAAGAGGGAACAGCAGAGTATTACGGGCGGGAAGCCCTGGCATATGCCCGCAAACACCTGGAAGGTAAGTATGTTTACCTGGAGTATGATCAGGACAGGCGGGATAAGTATGGCAGGCTACTGGCCTACGTCTTTCTTACCGATGGTATTTTCTTTAACGCCAGCTTACTGGAAGAGGGTTATGCCCATTTAATTACCGTTCCCCCGAATATAAAGTATTTATCCCTTTTTAAAAAGACCGTTAAAAAGGCGAGGGGGGAGGGGGCTGGAATATGGTCCCGGCTTAAAGTAAAAGAGGCCAGCCTTCCAGTTATTGGTTGGGAGGAAGCAGAAAACTATATAGGTAAAGAAGTTATTGTCCGGGGACAGATAGTGGACACCTATAATTCTGGTCAGGCCCTTTTCCTTAATTTTGACAGGGAGTACTGGAGGACATTCCGGGTAGTTATCTTTAGTGAAGATTTAAATAAATTCGGTTTTAACCCGGAGGAATACTTTGATAACAAATGTATTAAAGTTATGGGAAAGGTAAAGGAGTATGAAGGTAAACCTGAGATTATTGTGGATAGTCCTGAAGAAATAATGGTTATAAAAAACTGTTTATAG
- a CDS encoding GntR family transcriptional regulator codes for MELKNDSNIPIYIQIANMIEDQILERTLEEDEKVYSTNELSVLLHVNPATARKGLNLLVNEGILYKKRGVGMFVKKGAVEIIKSKRKTSFFNEYIPEIIREAKKLEIGKDELIDMIKSCEGGGVDDE; via the coding sequence ATGGAATTAAAGAATGATTCTAACATACCAATCTATATCCAGATTGCAAATATGATAGAGGATCAGATATTGGAGAGGACCCTGGAGGAGGATGAGAAGGTTTATTCGACAAATGAACTTTCTGTCCTGCTGCATGTGAATCCGGCAACTGCCCGCAAGGGTCTTAACTTACTGGTTAATGAGGGAATTCTTTATAAGAAAAGAGGGGTAGGTATGTTTGTAAAAAAAGGGGCAGTTGAGATAATTAAATCAAAAAGGAAAACAAGTTTCTTCAATGAATATATCCCTGAAATAATCAGGGAGGCAAAAAAGCTTGAAATTGGTAAAGATGAGTTAATTGATATGATTAAATCCTGTGAAGGAGGGGGAGTAGATGATGAGTAA